From Lolium perenne isolate Kyuss_39 chromosome 5, Kyuss_2.0, whole genome shotgun sequence, a single genomic window includes:
- the LOC139831443 gene encoding tryptamine benzoyltransferase 1-like: MTSCMMVKTVVSTPPHPLAGEMVPPTLFDRATFDLLVPLVFVYPAPTPSNEALKVGLSRAMAAYPHLAGRLAVDKRGRRCIHVNNMGALVIEDAMAMDLDSVVLVDAGVVADLGALYPRLSLHKN; this comes from the coding sequence ATGACGAGCTGCATGATGGTGAAAACGGTCGTCTCCACGCCGCCGCACCCTCTCGCCGGTGAGATGGTTCCGCCAACACTCTTTGACCGTGCCACCTTCGACCTCTTGGTGCCTCTCGTGTTTGTGTACCCAGCACCGACTCCGTCTAACGAGGCGCTCAAGGTGGGGCTGAGCAGGGCCATGGCGGCGTACCCTCACCTGGCCGGACGCTTGGCCGTGGACAAGCGTGGCAGGCGTTGCATTCATGTCAACAACATGGGTGCGCTTGTCATAGAGGACGCTATGGCAATGGACCTGGATAGCGTGGTGCTCGTGGACGCCGGCGTTGTCGCCGACTTGGGCGCGCTGTACCCTAGACTGAGTCTACACAAAAATTAA
- the LOC127298669 gene encoding uncharacterized protein, translating into MAGNSHNPPPVTRRKSILAFKFLIPFVLVLSVSVIAVTQYFQSISYLLRPLWDTPPKPFFRIPHYYAPNMSMQQLCQLHGWDILPSPRRVFDAVLFSNELDILEIRYRELFPYVDRFVILEANATFTGIPKSLSFFENINRFAFASSKIVYDMLPIGDLDPESRQTPFLVEAGHRRALNSLLTRSGIAVGDVLIMADADEIPSPETVQLLKWCDGIPPIMHLELKNYMYSFEFPVDHNSWRASAHVFTERTKYRHSRQTNLMLADAGWHCSFCFREIKEFAFKMKAYSHADRVKQESFLSPDRIQRVICNGENLFDMLPEEYTFGDLFKKMGPIPRSASAIHLPSYLIRNAYSYRFLLPGGCLRPG; encoded by the coding sequence ATGGCCGGAAACTCGCATAATCCGCCTCCTGTAACTAGACGAAAAAGTATTCTAGCTTTCAAGTTCCTGATACCCTTTGTTCTAGTTCTTTCAGTGTCTGTTATTGCTGTCACCCAGTACTTCCAAAGTATCTCCTACCTTCTGCGGCCGCTATGGGACACACCACCGAAGCCTTTCTTCCGTATCCCGCACTACTACGCCCCTAATATGTCCATGCAGCAGCTATGCCAGCTCCATGGCTGGGACATCCTTCCTTCCCCCCGCCGCGTCTTTGATGCCGTCCTCTTCAGCAATGAACTCGATATTCTGGAGATCCGCTACCGTGAGCTCTTTCCATATGTTGACAGGTTTGTCATCCTTGAGGCGAATGCTACCTTCACTGGCATCCCAAAGTCTCTCTCCTTCTTTGAAAACATCAACCGTTTCGCGTTTGCTAGCTCAAAGATCGTCTATGACATGCTTCCCATTGGAGATTTGGATCCCGAATCTCGCCAGACGCCTTTCCTTGTAGAGGCCGGTCACCGCCGCGCACTTAACTCCTTGCTAACAAGATCAGGCATTGCTGTGGGGGATGTCTTGATAATGGCTGACGCTGATGAGATTCCAAGTCCTGAAACCGTGCAGCTGCTGAAATGGTGTGATGGAATACCACCAATCATGCATCTTGAGCTAAAAAACTACATGTACTCCTTTGAGTTTCCTGTGGATCACAACAGCTGGAGAGCATCAGCGCATGTGTTCACCGAGCGCACAAAGTACCGCCACTCCCGTCAGACCAACCTGATGCTGGCCGATGCGGGCTGGCATTGCAGCTTCTGCTTCAGGGAGATCAAGGAGTTTGCTTTCAAGATGAAGGCATATAGCCACGCAGACCGGGTGAAACAGGAAAGCTTCCTGAGTCCAGACAGGATCCAGAGGGTCATATGCAATGGGGAGAACCTGTTTGACATGCTACCTGAAGAGTACACATTTggagatctcttcaagaagatgggGCCGATACCGAGGTCGGCATCTGCCATTCATCTGCCTTCCTATTTGATCAGGAACGCTTACAGCTACAGGTTCTTGCTTCCCGGTGGATGCTTGAGACCAGGCTAA
- the LOC127298674 gene encoding uncharacterized protein translates to MHSGGTMNGKRKSVGGVGPSESEQSTLKVNPEAPGWIKWVRVGAHATERSPCPNRVGTLEKMIRSYPERRGDHVLEPSLGMTFDSLGEAYDFYNLYSWEHGFGVRYGKSRLNPQRTKTMQEIVCGCSGKPEGENTRSCRCECPALIRLLVPPGCAMNLFVRHYMRLQHDREKDEGYQEKRTKVASAVLHANLSIEEHASKVYT, encoded by the exons ATGCATTCAGGGGGCACCATGAATGGGAAGAGGAAGAGTGTTGGGGGTGTTGGCCCGTCGGAATCAGAGCAGTCTACTCTGAAGGTGAATCCAGAAGCGCCCGGGTGGATCAAGTG GGTGCGAGTTGGTGCACATGCAACCGAGCGGAGTCCCTGCCCTAACCGGGTTGGTACGCTGGAGAAGATGATAAGAAGTTACCCTGAGAGACGAGGAGATCATGTCCTCGAGCCATCGTTGGGCATGACATTTGATTCGCTCGGCGAAGCATATGATTTCTACAACCTCTATTCGTGGGAACACGGTTTCGGCGTTAGGTATGGAAAAAGCAGGCTGAACCCACAGAGGACGAAGACAATGCAAGAAATAGTCTGCGGCTGTTCT GGGAAGCCTGAAGGTGAGAACACACGATCATGCCGATGTGAGTGCCCAGCGCTCATACGCTTGCTTGTGCCGCCTGGTTGCGCAATGAACTTGTTTGTGAGGCACTACATGCGTCTGCAGCATGACCGCGAGAAGGACGAAGGATACCAGGAAAAGCGAACAAAAGTG GCTAGCGCAGTTTTGCATGCCAATTTGTCGATAGAGGAACATGCAAGTAAGGTGTACACCTGA
- the LOC127298673 gene encoding cullin-associated NEDD8-dissociated protein 1, which translates to MANMNITGILEKMTGKDKDYRYMATSDLLSELNKESFKADQDLEPKLTNIIIQQLEDASGDVSGLAVKCLAPLVKKVSEDRVVEMTNKLCDKLLNGKEQHRDTASIGLKTIIVEVTTPSLAEKILVSLAPQLISGVTSGKSAEIKCECLDILSDVLNRFGNVIAKDHAYMLTALLSQLSSTQASVRKKSVSCIASLAPCLSDDLLAKATLEVVKLLKNRSAKSEITRTNIQMIGALSRSVGYRFGPHLAEAVPLLINYCTTASENDEELREYSLQALESFMLRCPRDISPYCEGILNLALEYVSYDPNFTDSMEEDTDDEVQDEEDDDESADEYTDDEDASWKVRRASAKCLSAIIVSRPQTLSKIYQEACPKLIDRFWEREENVKMDIFNTFIELLRQTANVTKGQGDIDESSPRWLLKQEVPKIVKSINRQLREKSIKTKVGAFSVLKELVIVLPDCLADHFGSLVPGIEKALNDKSSTSNLKIEALAFTRIVMASHSPSVFHPYIQALSSPILSSIGDRYYKVTAEALRVCGELVRVLRPNFEAHSIDFRPYIGPIYKAILARLANQDQDQEVKECAISCMSLVISTFGDGLQRELPSCLPILVDRMGNEITRLTAVKAFAVIASSPLRIDLKCVLDHVVSELTAFLRKANRALRQATLGTLNSLVVTYGGQIGSSSYETIIAELSTLISDIDLHMAALALELCSTIMVDRRSIQNVGLAVRQKVLPQALILIRSALLQGQALQALQKFFASLVQSANTSFETLLDSLISTAKPSQSGGLSKQALSSIAQCVAVLCLAAGDQKCASTIEMLKGILKDDSSANSAKQHMALLCLGEIGRRKDLSKHVQIENIVIESFQSPFEEIKSAASYALGNIAVGNLSKYLPFILDQIDNQQKKQYLLLHSLKEVIARQSVDHTGQSELQDSNIVKILALLFNHCESEEEGVRNVVAECLGKIALIEPNRLIPALKERTSSPAANTRATVAIAIKYSIVERPGKIDPIMYSEISTFLMLIKDSDRHVRRAAVLALSTAAHNKPNLIKALLPELLPLLYDQTVVKPELIRTVDLGPFKHVVDDGLELRKAAFECVDTLLDNCLDQVNPSSFIVPFLLSGLGDHYDVKMPCHLILSKLADKCPSAVLAVLDSLVEPIEKTISHKPKGDAVKQEIDRNEDMIRSALRAIAALSRISGSDYSMKLKNLMNKITATPSLAEKYNSVRSE; encoded by the exons ATGGCGAACATGAACATAACTGGCATCTTGGAGAAG ATGACAGGGAAAGATAAAGACTACAGATATATGGCGACGTCAGATCTGCTTAGTGAATTAAACAAAGAAAGTTTCAAAGCAGATCAAGACCTTGAACCAAAGTTGACAAATATTATTATTCAACAACTGGAAGATGCTTCAGGAGATGTTTCTGGCTTAGCTGTGAAATG CTTGGCTCCGCTTGTCAAGAAGGTTAGCGAGGATAGAGTAGTGGAGATGACAAACAAGCTTTGTGATAAATTACTCAATGGAAAGGAACAGCATCGTGATACTGCTAGTATAGGTCTGAAGACAATCATTGTGGAAGTTACTACGCCATCACTTGCTGAAAAGATTTTAGTTTCTCTTGCCCCACAGCTGATCAGTGGTGTCACCAGT GGAAAGAGTGCTGAAATTAAATGTGAATGTCTCGACATATTAAGTGATGTACTTAATAGATTTGGGAACGTGATTGCAAAAGATCATGCATATATGCTCACTGCACTTTTATCCCAGCTGAGCTCCACTCAAGCAAGCGTCCGAAAAAAGTCTGTTTCGTGCATTG CATCGCTTGCTCCATGTTTGTCGGATGATCTATTAGCCAAGGCAACTTTGGAGGTTGTCAAATTGCTGAAAAATAGAAGTGCAAAGTCTGAAATAACTCGAACAAATATCCAGATGATAGGTGCTCTAAG TCGCTCAGTTGGATACCGGTTTGGACCACACCTTGCTGAAGCTGTTCCTTTACTCATTAACTACTGCACAACTGCGTCAGAAAATGATGAAGAGCTCCGCGAATACAGCTTGCAG GCCCTCGAGAGTTTTATGCTCAGgtgtccaagagatatatccccaTATTGTGAGGGTATTTTGAATCTTGCTTTGGAATATGTGAGCTACGATCCTAATTTCACTGATAGCATGGAGgaggacactgatgatgaagtgcAGGACGAGGAAGATGATGA TGAGAGTGCTGATGAATACACAGACGATGAGGATGCAAGCTGGAAGGTTCGTCGGGCATCAGCGAAGTGCCTTTCTGCAATTATAGTATCTCGTCCTCAAACATTGTCCAAGATTTATCAGGAG GCTTGTCCAAAGTTAATTGACCGCTTCTGGGAAAGAGAGGAGAATGTAAAG ATGGACATCTTCAACACGTTTATTGAGTTGTTGCGCCAAACTGCTAATGTGACGAAAGGTCAAGGAGACATTGATGAGTCTAG CCCTAGATGGCTGCTGAAGCAAGAAGTACCCAAAATTGTCAAGTCTATCAATAGACAGTTGCGTGAAAAATCAATCAAGACAAAG GTTGGAGCATTCTCAGTATTGAAGGAGCTTGTTATTGTATTACCAGATTGTCTTGCTGATCATTTTGGGTCTCTTGTTCCTGGGATTGAGAAGGCTTTGAAT GATAAATCTTCTACCTCCAACCTGAAAATAGAAGCCCTTGCGTTTACAAGGATCGTTATGGCTTCACATTCACCCTCTGTATTTCATCCGTACATCCAG GCACTTTCCAGTCCAATATTATCTTCTATTGGAGATAGATATTACAAAGTCACTGCTGAGGCTTTACGGGTGTGCGGAGAGCTAGTCCGTGTCCTCCGTCCAAACTTTGAG GCACATTCTATAGATTTCAGACCATATATTGGTCCGATCTATAAAGCTATATTGGCCCGCTtggcaaatcaagatcaagatcaG GAAGTTAAAGAGTGTGCCATATCTTGCATGAGCCTTGTGATCTCCACTTTTGGTGATGGTCTCCAAAGGGAATTACCGTCATGCCTTCCCATACTCGTTGATAGGATGGGCAATGAAATAACACGACTTACTGCGGTCAAG GCATTTGCGGTGATTGCAAGTTCACCTCTTCGGATCGATCTTAAATGTGTTCTGGACCATGTTGTTTCTGAGCTCACAGCTTTCCTTCGGAAG GCTAACAGAGCTCTCAGGCAGGCAACATTGGGAACCCTGAATTCTCTGGTTGTAACTTATGGAGGCCAAATTGGCTCGTCGTCTTATGAAACGATAATCGCTGAACTTTCTACTCTCATAAG TGACATCGATTTGCACATGGCTGCTCTTGCACTGGAACTGTGTAGCACAATTATGGTTGACAGACGATCCATTCAAAATGTCGGTTTAGCTGTGAGACAGAAGGTTTTGCCTCAGGCCCTAATTTTGATTAGGAGTGCTCTTTTGCAAGGTCAAGCACTGCAG GCACTACAAAAGTTTTTTGCTTCGCTGGTCCAGTCTGCAAACACAAGCTTTGAAACTTTGTTGGACTCCCTTATTTCCACTGCCAAGCCATCACAGTCAGGCGGTCTTTCCAAGCAGGCCCTATCCTCTATTGCACAGTGTGTTGCCGTGCTATGCTTAGCAGCTGGTGATCAGAAGTGTGCATCAACTATTGAAATGCTTAAAGGCATTCTAAAGGATGACAGCTCTGCTAATTCT GCTAAACAACACATGGCCTTGTTATGTTTGGGAGAAATTGGAAGAAGGAAGGATCTCAGCAAACATGTTCAAATTGAGAATATTGTCATTGAATCATTCCAGTCACCTTTTGAGGAGATAAAGTCTGCAGCATCTTATGCCCTTGGAAACATTGCTGTTGGCAATCTGTCAAAGTATTTGCCATTTATCTTGGATCAGATTGACAATCAACAGAAGAAGCAGTATCTCTTGCTTCATTCATTGAAAGAG GTAATTGCACGTCAGTCTGTTGATCATACTGGCCAGAGTGAGCTCCAGGACTCAAACATTGTGAAGATATTGGCGTTGCTCTTTAATCACTGTGAAAGTGAGGAGGAAGGAGTCAGGAATGTGGTTGCTGAGTGTTTAGGAAAAATTGCACTTATTGAACCTAATAGATTGATCCCTGCTCTAAAG GAACGCACGTCTAGCCCAGCAGCAAACACAAGGGCTACAGTTGCAATTGCTATAAAATATTCAATTGTTGAACGGCCTGGGAAAATAGATCCAATCATGTACTCTGAGATTTCTACTTTCCTTATGTTGATTAAAGATAGTGACAGG CATGTGAGACGTGCAGCCGTCTTGGCATTGAGTACAGCCGCCCACAATAAGCCAAATTTGATCAAAGCTCTTCTTCCTGAATTATTACCTCTTTTGTATGACCAGACTGTAGTGAAG CCTGAATTGATCAGGACAGTTGATCTAGGGCCTTTCAAGCATGTTGTTGATGATGGGCTTGAACTTAGGAAAGCTGCCTTCGAATGTGTGGACACATTGCTGGACAATTGTCTGGATCAAGTGAATCCGTCATCCTTCATTGTTCCATTCCTCTTATCTGGCTTAGGCG ATCATTATGATGTAAAAATGCCTTGCCATCTGATTCTCTCAAAGCTAGCAGACAAGTGCCCATCTGCTGTTCTTGCAG TTCTGGACTCATTAGTTGAACCTATTGAGAAAACTATCAGTCACAAACCCAAGGGGGATGCAGTGAAGCAGGAGATTGATCGCAATGAGGACATGATTCGCAGTGCCCTTCGAGCAATTGCTGCTCTAAGCCGCATAAG TGGCAGCGACTACAGCATGAAGTTGAAGAATCTGATGAACAAGATAACAGCCACTCCTTCACTTGCCGAGAAGTACAACTCGGTGCGCAGCGAATGA